Sequence from the Salvelinus alpinus chromosome 35, SLU_Salpinus.1, whole genome shotgun sequence genome:
GGGACCGCCCACTCTGACGCACCACCAGGGTGGTGCCGATGTGGGCAGCACGGATCTCAGCCTGGCGCCCAGGCAGATCAGAGTGGACGCTCAGGCTGTGCTGGCCCTGCCTCTCCCCGCTGGTCACTGAGCCGTCCAAGAAGGCTGCGGGAACGTTGTCCAGCTCCGCCTGGTAGATCTGCTGCTCGATACACTGGCGCCAGTTCTTAAAGATGATGGTAATCTGGTGGAGAGACACCCCTGTTGTTACACACACCCTTCCAATGAGCTAGACCTACGTATGCTTTATTTATGTATAAAGAAATGTCATGCATTGTACGTAGTTATATTTTAAAGGTCCAATGAAGCAATTTTTATCTCAATaataaatcatttctgggtaataaCTAAGTATCTTACTGTGATTATTTTCACTCAAAAttgtccccccaaaaatgtaagttTCTTGGCaaaaagcaatttctcaagcaagagcggggagggaaaactgaaaactagctgtcacAGATCCCTCTGGAaatgtcattacgcacacctggtccctattcccagttgattagtaactgtataagtgtgccctttgttcaccattgtcctgtcgattattgttccaatgtccgttggtcgtgtgagtacctgtgctgtgtgttttggcttttgtgccattgtggattgcgcagatgattacgggtctcgtcccgtgtgataatcattgtgcgcttgtgttatttattcgtgTTACTCCTCGCACTTTTGTTTGgatttcaaccctgtgttttgtatacatgtttgtttggtcttcatcCCCGTGCCGTGCTGTAATTTGGgaaataaaaaaccctattacgcattcctgtgcCTGTCTCCCGATCCTCCATACCAACGTgacactagctgttattggcagagaggtttggaactctctttcttattgccGTGTTACcgaatttaccgcctggtgatgtcaccgggaaggccaaaactccatcccactaaaacaggcagaaatttcaggtggccttttcaaacagctcttacactaaaagggcattatcataattttcacagtattattcaaaCCTCAGGGTAGAAAATCAAATTTTTGActgtactgggcctttaagaaCGGATCGTAAATTGTATAATTTtttatataaaatattatttacTATATATTATTTTAGAAATGAGGCCTACCGTGATGAGAGCCGTGGCATACGCCCCTCCTCTCATGGGGGCGCTAGTTGCCTGAACGTATAGATACTCATTATCTATCAGTGGCCAGGCCCCTTGTACAGCGCACGTCTGGAACTCATCACGGAAGGTGCGAACATGGGGATCCCCGAACACCCCACAGTGGAGATAGTCAGGGGTCCGGCCCTCACGCTGGAGGTAGCCCTTCTCGTAGATACAGGCGTCCCCAGAGATGGGGGCCTGTGGCAGGGGCCGGGGCTGAGCGGTGGGGCCTGTCCTGGGGCAGCTGTGCTGGATGAGGAGGTCCTCGATGCCCTGCACGGCTGAGTGGTAGGCCAGGTCGCCCCGGCAGGCACGGGCCATGCGGCGGGTACACATGGCATAGGAGCGGAGGGCACTGCAGTAGCCCGCATTGCCCTCTCTGCTGCCGCCTCCTCCGCCCCCACCGCTGCCCCCAAGGTCCAGGGTGACAGCTACAAAGTCAGAGTTGCACCTCAGGATGTGACAGGATGCCCATACtgtgggaggagggagagaggtggaagcTCCAGTTTATTAATCATTAATAGCGTAACAATAGTAGGAGAAAAAAAGATGTCTTTCCATTGAGCATGTAACAGAAATATCACAGTTGCTTGACATTATTGGGAAGTTTGAAGACAATAGCTGTGGATCATAGAAAGCACCTTGCAggcagcacaggtgaaacagtaGCAATGCCACTATGACGCTGCGTTTCCATGACAGCTGTGAGTAGTGGCTGCAAAGGGCCAGTGTCCCCATCCCCTTCCAGCCTCAGGCCGAGGGCTGCAGACCAGGCTCAGGCTCAGTACAGGGGCTACAGATGCAGGCAGGgcatagatagagacagacattacACACTGTGGCCTGTAGGGGGAaaccccccaccactaccacagGCAGAATCTAGGCTCAACTCCAGTAGACCATTTGTCAAGATAGAGTGCAATTTGTATTGAATACAAATTGTAATATTTTATCATATAACAAGCGGATCACaagatctacagttgaagtcggaagtttacatacaccttagccaaatacatttaacctcagttattcacaattcctgacatataatcctaataaaaattccctgtcttaggtcagttaggatcaccactttattttaagaatgtgaaatgtcagaataatagtagagagaatgatttatttcagcctatatttctttcatcacattcccagtgggtcagaagtttgcatacactcaattagtatttggtagaaattgcctttaaattgtttaacttgggtcaaacgttttgggtagccttccacaagcttcccacaataagttgggtggattttggcccattcctcctgacagagatggtgtaaaggagtcaggtttgtaggcctccttgctcgcacacgctttttcagttctgcacacacattttctatacaattgagggctttgtgatggccactccaatgccttgactttgttgtccttaagccattttgccacaactgtggaagtatgcttggtgtcattgtccatttgcaagacccatttgcgaccaagctttaacttcctgactgatgtcttgagatgttgcttcaatatatccacataatttcctttcctcatgatgccatctattttgtgaagtgctccagtccctcctgcagcaaagcacccccacaacatgaggctgccacccccgtgcttcacggttgggatggtgttcttcggcttgcaagcctccccctttttcctccaaacataacgatggtcattatggccaaacagttctatttttgtttcatcagaacagaggacatttctccaaaaagaacaatctttgtccccatgtgcagttgcaaaccgtagtctggcttttttatggcggttttggagcagtagcttcttccttgctgagcggcatttcaggttatgtcgatataggactcgttttactgtggaatagatacttttgaacccgtttcctccagcatcttcacaaggtcctgctgttgttctgggattgattcgcacttttcgcatcaaagtacgttcatctctaggagacagaacgtgtctccttcctgagcggtatgacggctgcgtggtcccatggtgttaatacttgagtactattgtttgtacagatgaacgtggtaccatcaggcgtttaggaaattgctcccaaggatgaaccagacttgtggagatctacaattttttttctgaggtcttggctgatttcttttgatttgcccatgatgtcaagaaaagaggcactgcgtttgaaggtaggccttcgaaatacatccacaggtacacctccaattgactcaaatgatgtcaattagcctatcagaagcttctaaagccatgacatcattttctggaattttacaaacTGTTtgaagacacagtcaacttagtgtatgtaaacttctgacacactggtattgtgatacagtgagcattaagtgaaataatctgtctgtaaacaattgttggaaaatttacttgtgtcatgcacaaagtagatgtcctaaccgacttgccaaaactatagtttgttaacaagaaatgtgtggagtggttgaaaaactagttttaatgactccaacctaagtgtatgtaaacttctgacttcaactgtaattgtaAGTAATTAAGTAGATGTAGTTCATACCTATTTGAATAGATGCTAACTACTTTTTAAGGCTGTGTTTTGGTGCAAAACGATCTCCCACACTCTTGGAACCCATCaacagcactctgactgactgTTCTGCTTGGACATGGACAAGATGAAGACAATGGAGAGAACTGTTGACAAACAAACAGTCAAGAATCAGAGAAAAGCAACACCATTGGTCACTATTTGGTCACATTTAGGAATAGGACCAATAATTTGATCAACAGTCTTAGTTTATGAAGGCATTCTTAtccactgtcatgttttgtcattgattatcatgtcttgtccctgtgcttcccttctattcgtttccctctgctggtcttattaggttctttccctctttctatccctctctctccccctccctctctccctctctcgctctctctctctatcgttccgttcctgctcccagctgttcctcattctcctaactacctcatttactctttcacacctgtcccctattttgccctctgattagagtccctatttctccctctgttttccgcttctgtccttgtcggatccttgtttgatgtttgctgttctgtgtccttgttccgccctgtcgtgtttttgccttcttcagatgctgcgtgtgagcaggtgtctatgtcagctacggcctgtgccttcccgaagcgacctgcagtctgtggccgcgtctccagtcgttcctctctactgacgagaggatttcagttttcctgttttggatttacctaagataatatccaggagtatcgggttttgtttaagactggaataaagactctgtttctattaagtcgcttttgggtcctcattcaccagcataacatccACCTGACCACCAGTCAGATCAGATC
This genomic interval carries:
- the LOC139564010 gene encoding hemojuvelin-like, whose translation is MGTLALCSHYSQLSWKRSVIVALLLFHLCCLQVWASCHILRCNSDFVAVTLDLGGSGGGGGGGSREGNAGYCSALRSYAMCTRRMARACRGDLAYHSAVQGIEDLLIQHSCPRTGPTAQPRPLPQAPISGDACIYEKGYLQREGRTPDYLHCGVFGDPHVRTFRDEFQTCAVQGAWPLIDNEYLYVQATSAPMRGGAYATALITITIIFKNWRQCIEQQIYQAELDNVPAAFLDGSVTSGERQGQHSLSVHSDLPGRQAEIRAAHIGTTLVVRQSGRSLGLSVRSPSAIAEAFTPEQDLQLCVYGCPPSQRLETLPSPSSSSSLSSSSSSQPSAAAHVHCAALLPARDIYYQACLFDLLATGDLNSSTAAVAALEDARGMISDPNKVHLLLVGKADGSSPCLPLILAVAVLSEHLLALWTGQCL